One window from the genome of Bdellovibrio sp. NC01 encodes:
- a CDS encoding PQQ-binding-like beta-propeller repeat protein: MIKGPQIKYFLAFFVLYCLVVFVMAFRHNPHFQTINLDSWPTPVKMPYTHPVQFSKPGAPVTAPVFEYRGNNKRQGWVTVDRQPKSLTEVWKTEPLNIGVHKAMKSVPAVDASGVYVGSDSGWFFKFDHQGKKVWSYFASSATKGFHATAVLDENFVYVGAYNGIMYCLRKENGELVWAHQLGGFIGSSALLTKNFLYVGVETEKDGFLAKLDARNGEIVWRGTFTGAPVHSSPALDEKSGTVVIANIFGSVSAIEEETGNYSMILQTGDAIRSTASIANGVAFITSYDHWIYALDITTKKVVWKKEYKESLLSSVTIDQDSNIGYIATTSSLFAFSLQDGHSLWQNDFPANPTAGTPVLLKGKTDSSLLIACGGDSLCVVNAKNGKSIVRKKMNGTLNSMPSVFDNKIYVSLQEKAGLQVFSY, translated from the coding sequence ATGATTAAAGGACCTCAGATAAAATATTTCCTAGCGTTCTTTGTGCTGTATTGCCTTGTCGTTTTCGTCATGGCTTTCCGTCATAATCCACACTTTCAGACGATTAATTTAGATAGTTGGCCGACGCCGGTGAAGATGCCTTATACGCATCCGGTGCAATTCTCAAAACCCGGTGCACCCGTAACCGCGCCCGTGTTTGAGTATCGTGGTAACAACAAGCGCCAGGGCTGGGTGACGGTCGATCGCCAACCGAAGTCGCTGACCGAAGTTTGGAAAACAGAACCACTTAATATTGGTGTCCACAAAGCCATGAAGTCGGTGCCAGCGGTTGATGCCTCTGGTGTGTATGTGGGTTCTGACTCGGGTTGGTTTTTCAAATTCGATCATCAGGGTAAAAAAGTATGGTCGTATTTTGCAAGTTCCGCCACTAAAGGATTTCATGCAACCGCAGTACTTGATGAAAACTTTGTCTATGTCGGTGCGTATAACGGCATAATGTATTGTCTGCGTAAAGAAAACGGAGAGCTTGTGTGGGCGCATCAATTAGGTGGCTTCATTGGCTCATCAGCATTGTTAACAAAGAACTTTCTTTATGTCGGTGTCGAGACAGAAAAAGACGGTTTCCTGGCAAAACTGGATGCACGTAATGGCGAAATAGTGTGGCGCGGAACATTTACAGGGGCCCCAGTCCATTCATCACCAGCTCTAGATGAAAAAAGTGGGACTGTCGTTATCGCAAATATTTTTGGTTCGGTTTCCGCTATTGAAGAAGAAACCGGAAATTACTCAATGATCTTGCAAACAGGTGATGCCATTCGTTCGACCGCAAGTATCGCTAACGGTGTTGCCTTTATTACATCCTACGATCACTGGATTTACGCTTTGGATATCACAACCAAAAAGGTTGTATGGAAAAAAGAGTATAAGGAAAGTCTGTTAAGTTCCGTCACAATTGATCAGGATAGCAATATCGGTTATATCGCAACAACCAGCTCGCTATTCGCTTTTTCTTTGCAGGATGGACATTCACTTTGGCAAAACGATTTCCCGGCTAATCCCACCGCTGGGACGCCTGTATTGTTGAAAGGCAAGACCGATTCTTCGTTGTTGATAGCCTGTGGCGGGGACAGTCTTTGTGTTGTAAATGCTAAGAACGGAAAAAGTATTGTGCGGAAAAAAATGAACGGCACCTTAAATTCGATGCCGTCCGTTTTTGATAATAAAATTTACGTAAGCCTGCAAGAGAAGGCCGGATTACAAGTATTCAGTTACTAG